The Gloeomargarita lithophora Alchichica-D10 genomic sequence TACCTGGCATCCATGTTCACGGGGTTGATTGTAGTGAAATAGCATTACAAATTGCTAAGTATAATGCGGTCGCTCTGGAGTTAAATCACCGCTTAACGCTCCATCAGGGGGATTGGTTTACGCCCTTGGGTCATCTGCGGGGACACATCCAGGGCATGGTCAGCAATCCTCCCTACATTCCTACCCATTTACTTGCGACCCTCGCTCCCGAAGTCCAGCACGAACCCCGTTTAGCCTTGGATGGCGGTGACAATGGTTTAGTATATTTGCATTATCTTGTCCAAACGGCTCCGGCTTATCTGTGTCCCGGTGGCCTCTGGTGCGTAGAAACCATGAGCGGACAAACCGAGGTAGTGGTGAATTTACTCCAACAACAGGGCGGTTATCAGAATATAGAAATTCATCGGGACTGGGGCGGGCATGACCGGATGGTGTTGGCACGGTGGGGTGGCTGATGTTGGTGGGTTTTCCGAGTTTAATTTTGGCGGCACGGGCGGGCAATGTGGTGAGTTTCCCGACGGACACCGTACCCGCATTAGCTGTACAACCGGAGTACGGAGCTAAAATTTACCACTGCAAACAGCGTCCCCCCGATAAGCCTTTAATTCTCATGGCCGCCGATCTACAGGCATTTACCCCTTGGATTGCGCCTGGATTAACTATTCCCTGGGAAATTCTAGCCAAACAATACTGGCCGGGGGCGTTGACGATGGTATTACCCGCCAACGCACGGGTAACGACAGGGATTAACCCGCAAAAAACGGGCACCATTGGGCTACGCATTCCTCACCATCCCAGCACTTTAAGTGTTCTACAGCAAACGGGGGTTTTAGCTACCACCAGTGCCAATTATTCCGGGGAATTGCCTTTAATGACGGCGGCAGAAATTAACGAAACATTCCCTGATGTGTATGTATTGAATGGGGTTTATCACGGCTCCGGCCAACCCTCAACGGTGATCATTTGGCAGGATAAAAATTGGCGAATTTTGCGCCAGGGCAGTGGGCGATTCAATCCCGGAGATGTTCTATAATTAGCCCTAATTTTGGAGCAAATTCACAAATTTTTTGATGGGAATCTGTATTAGTCTAAAATTAGCGGTTCCAGGGGAGCTAATGTTGCAAATCCAATCAACCCAGGTGGCGTAAATTTTGCCGTTCTGGCTCGGTGACTTCCCGCCAACACCCCACAGCCAAGTCCTGCAAATGTAATTCCCCAATCCCCACCCGTACCAACCGCAAAGTCGGATAGCCCACCGCCGCCGTCATCCGCCGTACCTGACGATTGCGCCCCTCCCGCAAGGTCACGCTCAACCAGGTGGTCGGGATCTGGCGACGAAACCGAATCGGGGGTTCACGGGGCGGCAATTCCGGCTGTTGGGGCAACACCCACACCTCGGCAGGGCGAGTCATCCAGTCCTGAATCCGCACCCCTTGACGCAATGTTTCGAGGGCATCCGCCGTGGGACACCCTTCCACCTGCACCCAATAGGTACGGGGATGGCCGTAGCGGGGGTCGGTTAAGCGATTTTGCAAACGCCCATCATTGGTTAATAACACCAACCCTTCGCTGTCATAATCCAACCGTCCGGCGGCATACACCCCCGGCACCGATACATAATCCTTGAGGGTTTTTCGCCCTTGTTCATCTTGAAATTGACACAATACTTGATAGGGTTTATTTAATAGTAAATAACGATAGTTCATACCCTACAATTCAGTAATTTTTCCCAATAGTACGGGTCGTTTTGCACCGGTCACTGCGGGGATATTGGTGGGTTTGCCATCAATGCGTTCAGAGGCTAAAATTGCAAAGGCTAGGGCTTCTTTGCTATCAGGATTGATACCATATTTGGCACTTGTAGATATGGGAATCGGGTGAAATATTTGGGCTAATTCTTGCATTAAAATAGGATTATGTACCCCGCCACCACTGACAATGACTTCGGTAATTTCCTGTTGGGGTTTAATCCAAGTTTGATAATGATCAAAAATCGCCACCGCCGTAAAGTGAGTCACCGTTGCAAATAGGTCATACCAGGAGGTGGTAGAACCAGGATTCGTATGGTTAATTAACTCCTGCACAAACAGCCCACCAAACTGTTCCCGTCCAGCGGATTTAGGGGGCGGTTGATGAATAAAATAATGGTTCATCAAATACTCTAACCACTCCCGGCGTACCCG encodes the following:
- the prmC gene encoding peptide chain release factor N(5)-glutamine methyltransferase, translating into MTLRDWWQRQRQFTPTLAGELDWLVRQVTGWDTLTLKWGNRSGGEFLPRLEALWHTYTQTRQPLQYLVGTTSWRNMELQVAPGVLIPRPETELLVDVAVQSAKNWGGTDGQWVDLGIGSGAIALGLLRELPGIHVHGVDCSEIALQIAKYNAVALELNHRLTLHQGDWFTPLGHLRGHIQGMVSNPPYIPTHLLATLAPEVQHEPRLALDGGDNGLVYLHYLVQTAPAYLCPGGLWCVETMSGQTEVVVNLLQQQGGYQNIEIHRDWGGHDRMVLARWGG
- a CDS encoding L-threonylcarbamoyladenylate synthase, yielding MLVGFPSLILAARAGNVVSFPTDTVPALAVQPEYGAKIYHCKQRPPDKPLILMAADLQAFTPWIAPGLTIPWEILAKQYWPGALTMVLPANARVTTGINPQKTGTIGLRIPHHPSTLSVLQQTGVLATTSANYSGELPLMTAAEINETFPDVYVLNGVYHGSGQPSTVIIWQDKNWRILRQGSGRFNPGDVL
- a CDS encoding pseudouridine synthase; protein product: MNYRYLLLNKPYQVLCQFQDEQGRKTLKDYVSVPGVYAAGRLDYDSEGLVLLTNDGRLQNRLTDPRYGHPRTYWVQVEGCPTADALETLRQGVRIQDWMTRPAEVWVLPQQPELPPREPPIRFRRQIPTTWLSVTLREGRNRQVRRMTAAVGYPTLRLVRVGIGELHLQDLAVGCWREVTEPERQNLRHLG